One region of Chanodichthys erythropterus isolate Z2021 chromosome 24, ASM2448905v1, whole genome shotgun sequence genomic DNA includes:
- the LOC137015004 gene encoding kunitz-type serine protease inhibitor bitisilin-3-like, translating into MWFTMRELGIILFIFALNHNIQAQTLKPEACSLKPDEGTGDEVVIYTHYDAEKDTCQPFRYSGQGGNANRFITEKQCMRNCSDRADQLYPKDDKVACMLPKEVGKCTGRYLRYYYSPEHHTCKSFYWTGCVGNGNRFFSLALCNATCFKIADLGLEDYSGESDVPVGIILGVVFGLIGAVILVVVIVFAVKKKPSSKKRQKKDGKSAEQPLKEQAIEMGGGEAQPATLEISTAQN; encoded by the exons ATGTGGTTCACTATGAGGGAACTTGGaatcattttgttcatttttgctCTAAACCACAACATTCAGGCCCAAACTCTGAAACCAG AGGCCTGCAGTCTGAAACCAGATGAAGGGACGGGAGATGAGGTTGTGATTTATACGCACTACGATGCAGAAAAAGACACTTGTCAACCATTTCGGTACAGCGGGCAGGGTGGAAATGCAAACCGTTTCATAACCGAGAAGCAGTGCATGAGAAACTGTTCAGACAGAGCTGATCAGCTGTACCCTAAAGACG ACAAAGTAGCTTGCATGCTTCCAAAAGAAGTGGGGAAATGTACTGGTCGCTATCTCCGGTATTACTACAGTCCTGAACATCACACATGTAAGTCTTTCTACTGGACCGGATGTGTGGGAAACGGAAACCGATTTTTCTCACTTGCCCTGTGCAATGCCACGTGTTTCAAAATAGCAG ATCTAGGCCTAGAGGACTATTCAGGTGAATCAGATGTACCAGTCG GAATTATCTTGGGCGTTGTGTTTGGCCTTATTGGTGCCGTTATTCTCGTTGTGGTGATTGTCTTTGCTGTCAAGAAGAA GCCTAGCTCGAAGAAACGTCAGAAAAAAGATGGGAAGTCAGCAGAGCAGCCGCTGAAAGAGCAGGCCATTGAGATGGGAGGAGGGGAAGCACAGCCAGCCACTCTTGAAATCTCTACAGCCCAAAATTGA
- the usp3 gene encoding ubiquitin carboxyl-terminal hydrolase 3, whose translation MECPHLNSSVCMTVDPSRFPNGSPSSWCCSVCRSNKSPWVCLTCLNVHCGRYVNGHAKKHFEDIQAPGGSQRKPERERLSEKSQQHSVCMDCNSFSTFCYRCDEFVVNDTKLGHVQRVREHLQSLENSVSNTDRQRKRKLSDSSSPDTKLKKDNDGTLAHCATGLRNLGNTCFMNAILQSLSNIQVFSCYFKELPSVALRSGKTAGRRMYHTRSQGDSSVSLVEEFRKTLCSLWQGSQTAFSPDALFYVIWKIMPSFRGYQQQDAHEFLRYLLDHLHREMQGSKNGSPSPALTPDRPKHASESKCCINGTSTIVTSVFGGILQNEVYCLICGTESRKFDPFLDLSLDIPSQFRIKTTKDQEPGPTCTLRDCLYSFTDLEELDETELYMCHKCKKRQKSTKKFWIQKLPKVLCLHLKRFHWTAFLRNKIDTYVEFPMRGLDMKSYLLEPENSLPERCLYDLAAVVVHHGSGIGSGHYTAYGRHEGRWYHFNDSTVTLVSEEAVLKAKAYILFYTEHSDQESQPKL comes from the exons ATGGAGTGCCCTCACCTCAACTCCAGTGTCTGTATGACGGTGGATCCGAGCCGATTCCCCAACGGTTCCCCTTCCTCATGGTGCTGTTCTG tttGCCGGTCAAACAAAAGCCCGTGGGTTTGCCTGACGTGCTTGAACGTGCATTGCGGAAG GTATGTTAACGGCCATGCCAAAAAGCATTTTGAGGATATTCAAGCTCCAGGTGGCAGTCAAAGGAAGCCAGAGCGAGAAAGGTTGAGCGAGAAGAGTCAGCAGCACTCTGTGTGTATGGACTGTAACAGTTTTAGCACATTCTG TTACAGATGTGATGAATTTGTGGTGAACGACACAAAACTAGGGCATGTGCAGAGGGTCAGAGAGCATCTTCAGAGTCTGGAAAA CTCTGTGTCTAATACCGACAGGCAGAGGAAGAGAAAGCTGTCAGACAGCTCTTCTCCTGACACCAAGCTGAAGAAAGACAAC GACGGCACTCTAGCACATTGTGCCACAGGCCTCCGCAACCTGGGCAACACCTGCTTCATGAACGCCATTCTCCAGTCCCTGAG TAACATCCAGGTGTTCAGCTGTTATTTCAAGGAGCTGCCCTCAGTGGCCTTACGAAGCGGGAAAACGGCAGGAAGGAGAATGTACCACACCAGAAGTCAGGGGGACAGCAGTGT ATCTCTGGTCGAGGAGTTCAGGAAAACACTCTGTTCACTTTGGCAGGGCAGTCAGACTGCCTTCAGCCCAGATGCCCTCTTTTATGTCATCTGGAAAATAATGCCAAGTTTCAG GGGTTACCAGCAACAGGATGCTCATGAGTTCCTGCGTTACCTGCTGGATCATCTCCACCGAGAGATGCAGGGAAGCAAGAACGGGTCGCCCAGTCCCGCCCTGACCCCGGACCGACCCAAACATGCCTCCGAGAGCAAATGCTGCAT AAATGGGACCTCCACTATCGTTACATCTGTGTTTGGTGGCATCCTACAGAATGAGGTGTACTGCTTGATATGTGGCACGGAGTCTCGAAAATTTGATCCATTCCTAG ATCTTTCATTGGACATTCCCAGTCAGTTCAGAATCAAGACCACAAAAGACCAAGAGCCGGGGCCAACGTGCACTTTGAGAG ATTGCCTTTATAGTTTCACAGACCTTGAGGAACTCGACGAAACTGAGCTCTACATGTGTCACAAGTGCAAAAAGCGACAAAAGTCCACCAAGAAATTCTGGATCCAGAAACTGCCCAAG GTGCTTTGTTTGCATCTGAAGAGGTTCCACTGGACAGCGTTTCTGAGGAATAAGATTGACACCTATGTAGAGTTTCCCATGCGTGGCCTTGACATGAAAAGCTACTTGTTAGAG CCTGAAAACAGCTTGCCTGAGAGATGCCTGTATGACCTTGCTGCAGTGGTGGTGCATCATGGATCTGG CATCGGCTCAGGACATTACACAGCATACGGGCGTCACGAGGGCCGATGGTACCACTTCAACGACAGCACGGTCACTCTGGTCAGTGAGGAGGCTGTGCTGAAAGCCAAGGCCTACATTCTGTTCTACACAGAGCACAGCGATCAAGAGAGCCAACCCAAGCTTTAA